The Arachis ipaensis cultivar K30076 chromosome B05, Araip1.1, whole genome shotgun sequence nucleotide sequence TACTTAGGGCCACTAATAAACAAAGTATAAATGATCTCAGATATCTGATTTTTATGAGAAAGAGAATCCTTCCGAGCATCTAAATCTGTGATGCTATTCAGTTTAGCTTCCTCAAAAGAAAGATTGGAGATACGTATTTGTAAGGCTGTGTTTTGAATTTTGATACTAtcccaaaacaaaaaataataaacctATTTATGTCCCAAGATAGTTCTTCtcgaatttggatcctctaaattttgaattttcactttAGAGGGTAAAATGTGATCtcttaccatttatttcataggtaggaccaagagaaaatatgagagagaaactattcaagagtgagagatcacactttaccctgtaaagtgaaatttaaaatttagaagatccaaatccgTTTTTCTCTATATTTGCAGTCCACCCAGAATATGGGGACAGTGGAGACAAGGTTTCTCCGTCTCTATGCCTTAAAATCCCGGTCTTACATGTACTGGGACAGTTACAAATCGGGCTTAATAGGTTGTCCATTTGGGATAAGCAGCAATTCAGCAACATGTATTCATCGATTTAGAAATACTGCTTAGTATAAAGACTCCACTGTGCTTCTCTTCCCAAAAATAGAGGGaacaaaggaaaagaagaaatggGCGGACTATTGGTCAGTTGACTATTACACCATAAAGATTAAAGAAGCACACAAGAATTCATTACGAATACTTCTAAATTTCAAATCTATCCCTGACATTTTGGGAAAGCAGAGAGTAAATAGCATGCCCTAATCAAGTGTGTACCAGGCCAACAGATAGCTATTGGTCGATAGTCAAGACATAGCTCATTTTTAACATATTACCAAGCGATTCCGTCGGATTCTAGCCCTACATACGCCTTGCCACCTTTCTAAGGTAAGATAATAGGGAAACACGACTCATAATTTGACTAGAATCTATGATCTACCAAAAAATTTGATTGTGCAACTGTATGAAAATTTTCCCTGACAGCACTTCTGTTAATACTAAGAAAGGAAAAAAGAAGGGGTATGAGATATCAACCTCAACCAGCATAACCATTCTATAATATCCTTTCTCACAAATTCCTGTGAATGATCAATATTTGGTGCAGCATCAAAATTCTCTCCACTACTCTTGTTGCCCCTACCCTGTATGGCAAGGAATGACATCAATTATGTATCAAAATTCACCCAGCAATATAACAATATCATACAACCCGGACATTCACCAGAAGTGTTATAGAGAAAGTAGAGAACCCTTTATCTGATTCTGATTTAGGATTATTACTAATTAATATGAAGTTAGAGAGAATAAAATACAAAACACACATCCAGAACTTTCACTAACAAACCTGAAAATGAGGATCATCAGCAACAATTGCACGTTCATCCCAGTTGAGACGCCCTCCAAATAAGTTCCAAACACCGTTAGGATTCTGATAATGAGCACAACGGTGATTTAAAACAGCATCTCCTAAAGTTTTTATTCCAAGTTCATGAAATTTTTTCACCAAATCCTTCAGTTCATCAATGTTTCCGTATCTgatatttattaaaaaagaaaGGTTGTTACAACTCATGCACCAATTCCTTTTCTTGATGTGTTTTGCTGGTTATCTATCCTTTGAGTTCAAGAGTAAGACTATGTTTGGATTGGTGGAAAGAGATGAAAATCAATGGACtgagaaggaaaaaaaattaaaagtttcaTCTTTTGAATACATAATAGTGGAAATTATGAAATGGAAAAGCATGAAATGAATTTTATAACATTTCTgtcatattattttattcttcttcccCCAAAATGGGGAGAAGCGTAGAATTCctcatttttttttccttctcttatGACAAAACTAGGCATTCCATTCATTTCTACACTAATTTCTAAATAATGTAGTGGTCACTTTACTCCATTCCATCTTTGAATATCAAAACAGAAGGCATGGATCCCCATTCCATTCTACTCAATTGTTTCCTCATGTATTATATAAATATACAGATGAAAACCACAGTGTCTGCTACTCAATTTAGTGAATGATGGTCATATTTGGAGTGCAATTTGGATAACACTAGTCCTTCTATTATAAGTTCTAAAATAAGATTAATGCCAGCAACTAAATGGTTATACTACTTTTGACATAGTACCTTGAATTTAAGTTATATAAATCCCTTGGCATGTATCCTTCAGGTGAAACAGACTCAGTGCACGGCGGTAACCAAACTACAGTAAAGCCAAGTGATGCTAGCTCTGAAGCCTTATCCTTAAGCTCCATATACCATCTTCCAGATTTATGAGATTCCCAGTTAAACCCTTGGCATAATATTTCATATCCCGTACCTTCTGCAGAACATACTTTTGGAACTAGAGTCGATATTCTTGATCCAACAGCAGGTTCAGGTTCCACAACAGCGGCCTCAGGCTCCACAACAGTGGCCTCAGGCTCTAGTGTAGAAGTTACATCTGAGAAAGTTGAAACCGAGCTTTTGAACATATTATAGGCTTCAGCAGCAAGTCTTTCTATTTCTTGAAGAATGCTTTCTTGTGGCTCTTTCAATTTTATCTTTCTGTTCTTATTAGAGGAAATATCTGTCACCAAATTCCTTATTTCGCCGAATATTCCATCAGTAAATGAAAGGAAAGAAGCATCTTGACTTGTCCCCTTGGTCAATTCCCTCTCCACACCTTCTGGTTGGTCCTCTTTATGGATGCTATTAGAACCCAAGAGGGAGACGTAAAAGTCATTTCCCATGCATTTGAACCAAGTTTCATTTTGCTTAAGAACAAAAGCAAATCCTGAAAACTCTTCGCCTAAAGTGATTTGTAGTGAAGATCCTTTTGTACTGTCTCCTGCCTGCAAAATAGGATGGCCAAATAGATGTAtaatgagaaaaagaaagaaaaacatttAACTACAACAATAATGTCTATATCCCCATCAACAAAATATAACTCAACTTTTaagtttttaaaagaaaaataataagagaaaataaCAAGAGCAAGTACAAAGTTCTTGAATGCAATGTTGCTTCAATAGTATGCATGTATCCATTAAGGTATATAAACTTACATCAGTGTCTAAAAAAGAAATTGTAGTAAAATGAAAGAGAGAGTACAATGCATCCGGTCAGTAGTCTGCATATAATTTAAACAAAATCAACCTCTTGCAACAGAAAATCATATGGTGCAAAAATCAAGTTTAAAATCTATTGGAAGTATTAAGCATGCCTATATCTTCATAGAATGCATGAATGGCGAGGACCACGCCAGCGGAAGAACAGAATTCAAATTATTTTGATAGCTTAAGGCTATGTTCTAAAACATTGAAAGAAAAATTCACAGCTTGTCAGCACTGTACCTGCAGTTGAGATCTCAAAGCTTTGTCTTTATACGGTACTGTTCCTGGTGGATGAGGACCAGGTGGAACTTCCCACCTTCTTGAATTGCCCCTGCAAAGTCCCCAGTGAAGTACAATATCTCCAGGTAGGTCAGTTTCTAAATATAGGACATTTTTTAATGTCTCAGACTGATAACACTTTTTAACAGAGACAGTAACAGAGTTATTGAAATCAATCTCCTTTGTGATAGGCACTTCTATACAGAAACCTTCTAGTTGACCATTTTCCTGTTTTGGATTAATTAGCTCACTGCTTTTATCTTGATCATTGCGAACTGTTGTTATTGACTTCAGGAGAATGTTACATATCTTTGTCAAACCTCCTACAAGTAATGAAACTACAAATCAGGAGCTGCATCACAGGATAATGATTAATTTGATACCCTCAGAGCACTAAAATGAGAAGGTAATATACACTTTATCAGCAAAGTAAATAAAATCACAACATGCAATGATTTCAGAAACCTGGCCATAAACTAAAGCCCCTTTTAGGTGTCTTAAGGTATTTGGCCAAAGGAACTTTGAAATCTCTTCCCTTATATTGATGCCAAGCTCCATTTTCGTCATCCTAAATCAACCAAATTCAGAAAACCAAAGTAGCAAACGGAAGCAGCGAAAGGAAGAAAAACAATGTTCAGTCAAAAAGGATTCCAAGATCCATCAAGTTATCTACTACTAACAACAAAACAGATACAACTTGTAATTGTTAAACCTAAACCTTGAGAACAAAATTAATTGTGGAAATTTTGCTGTCGGGGCTGTCGGGAATCTTGACTTCATAAAATGTATCTCCTTCATCAGCAGATATTGATGACTTTTTCAGGGGTGTCTCTATTGCATAGTCCTGAAATTTTTACTTTCCAACTCAAACTTTTGCCATGCGAATAATGAGCACGCAGCATAAGTGATCATGGCAGGCCATGAAGCCATTGTCTACCTTTATAGTAACAGATCCAGGCGGTATCATATCACAAGGAGGTTTATCCCACTCCCTGCAAGAATCAAGAACTTTATAGGGTCACTAACATTATCAATTAACATACAACAGCATGGTTTCAAACTTAAAGGAAAGAGAGTTCTTAGAGCTtatttgttttgtgttttgtcttcatattttcttttttcatgattgtaaggaaaagtctagagggccaacaatttttgtgttttgtggccagcacttaaccatcaagagaaaagtgagtgatctcccaccattggatgtaatctcacaccattaaaaagactattgatggccaattgatggttacaaaacacaaaaattgctggcccctagcactcctctttaAAAAATATAAGCAGTGTGAAATGATTTGAAAAAGAGATTtctatttagttatttatttatttatttattttcctcacCAACTTCCGAAACAAAAAAATACTCAAAATGAAAATAGTAAATATAAAGAGAAATCAACAATAATATGTACTAAGTACCTcccaatgtcatcaacataggaAACTCCCCAATGAAGAGTCCATTTTCCAGGTAGATTGCAACCCACTGTAAGCTCCCAATTCCTCAAATCCTTACTCTGATCTAATCTCACGAAAATCATTCCCTCCATCTGCAAGATTTCGTTACAATCAAGACAACAATCCCGTAATGGCAAACGCCAAAATATGCTGAGATACATTCCACATAAGGCATGTTAAGTTACAAGTAAGGGGGAAATTTTGTAACATAAGTTTACCATTATCAATCTTTTTTTCTCTTCCGAGTATATTCCCCAACAATTTCTTAGAAAACCATGCACATACTCACGCATAGACATTAACAAAAACACATAATATgcatatcaaaaatattttcgtgTTCAAAAAACATTGTTTCATATATTAGATGGTTAAGTTGAGAACCATTTGTGTTCTCTTGATTGGGAAAATATTGGTGAAAAGCAGATCATCAGAGCATTGATGAGGGGAGCATTGCACGTTAGGCGTGTCGATTTCAGAAGCAGCAACCACATGAGAAAGAAACCTATGGGGGTGGAAAAAGGTGGTAGTGGTAGAAAATgcgttgttgttgttattggtgGAAAAGCAAGTGAAGAAGGGTTTGAATTCGTGGTGGTGATTGGAAGATCGTTGTTGAATTGGAAGATTATTTTGTCCGCAGCAAAGGAGGAAGAGTGGGTCTATGGTGGTGAGGGTTCCCATTATCATGAATTGATGATCCCTATTTCTTTTTCAGTCCCAGCAAAAATGGAAAAGCGGTTAATTGGAGGAATGAAATGAAGATACTTTGGCTCAGCATGAACATGCTTTGTAGTACTTTGTAGTTTGTAGTAATTTTCTATACTTCCCGATTGGTTAGAATttcctttttaggaaaaagaaacaaaatgaaATTTCCGGAAAGCAAAAAGAACCATTTTTCAGAAAAAAGGACGTGTAGAATGAGAAGGAATTGTGTCTTGTCTTGTATTAACTAGTGGATTAATAGAAACTATCTATTAATTGATCTATTTATAAATTCAATAGgtataataataaatacaatGGTTAGCTAAGATGGTAGAATACTTCAATCAAGATATGTTTTGTGAACATTGCAGAGAAGAgagaagctaacaccagcatgtatcttggttcggttgccttgtgctatgcaacctacatccagtctcctctacaacaatggaggaattttcactatagttaaaagtattacatacaccaattccacatgatcgacacaatcctttcacactcaagttctaacctaacttgacattggctatgctaatacctaactattcactcttagtgctaacccaactaagaaagggatacctcacaagtacaagatacaagacataaacacacctaaagaaatctgaaaataattctagatttttctctcaagtgtatcactcaaccTTTTTCCACTAATGgtttttacttgagctctctcaatatgccttttcactcaagaaattacataaagataaacattgaaaaatactttacaatctgtaaaacatgaaggagattgacttcatcaacagcctctttgctatgtgataaaccagactTGCAAACCTCTGATTtggttcttcagtattggccgaatgcttctttgaaagaaaacattatccaagtagaggaacttctttagGGAACTCTTCACAGAACACAACTCGCtaaactctggttttctctccttggtttctgaatgagcagaaagtcttcttttatctccttgcatattGTTGGGTTCTTCTTCCTAGGTCAACTCCTTGAGCActgtgcttcaccaacccacacaCTCACTTTTTCTCATTTATCCTCACAATGAAAACTTTACTTCTGACTTTTctatcttgaccgaaagccacattatcacaaaaaaaatatatatatttctttaatggtaaacccagatcttGACCATTGAAacacaacttggtccccaagacataTTTTCAACCGTAGATGCACAGCAGAGAAGAATAGAAATCCTCTTTTCCATATAACTCAGAATGGATAGACAGAacgttgaagatgaagagaagaagatctgatgcatgtaaaaggaaatgggttacctttaacctttacctaagcttgatttggtttgaaatggttgattagacttctgcctttcaagcttagtctttctctttctttcttctttcatgactagcttaggaactaagctctctttcttactttttctgAGTTTTGTGATTTGACTTAGACAGAGAAAGAGAACATTGCTTTGGAAGCAAGACGGAGGGATTTGCTGAATTCAAATTGGGCTTAGTTCTGATATCTAATAGGCAACCCGTTTAATTTCTTTGGTTTTGTTCCTTTTGGGCTTCGCTTGATTTACCAGCCCACCaaccttgttattttattttcattccaaTTTGGGCTGCTAGATTTAATTTTGGCCTGCaatatttagtaaaataattagtaacatacaattattaataatcaacactaattatttattttatccaaaaataatgtttgtcatcactaattaatttagttaattcttttattaaaaTCTGACCAGCACTTAACTAACAAAAGAAAGTGAATAATTTCAcactattaaatataatttcacattattaaaaatactaaggatggctaattgatggctacaaataaCAAAATCTGTTGGTCCCCTAGCACTTCTCATATTAAATACTATTTATAATTTTAGATCTTGTTACATATCTCCTTTGCAAACGgtatatttgaaatttgaaaaattacaCATATCTCATTGAGATATATTCAAAATTATCTNNNNNNNNNNNNNNNNNNNNNNNNNATATAATTTACTTTTatacaataatatcaattttaattctttttaataaaaGTGATTTAAAACCGTCTATTTTTGAGACCAATACATTAGTTTTTAATAACCCATTTGAAAAATAGATCAAATTAGTTTGAtttaaatttggaaaaaaaaattataagtttCATGATGAGAAGAAAGACAGTAATTGTGTCCACAATTAACAAGCAAGAGAAGATGAAAGATGAAAagttattaaattaaaagaagTGTGAGGTTGAAGgagtaaataaaacagaaaaaatataaaagataacTGCTTAAATTACACAAAAAAAGTGGGAGAGATAACAGTTTAAATTACagaaaaaaaatgagagagaTAACTGATTAAATTGTGTCCACTTTTTATTCATCCATGGTCTTCTCTTAATTTAATAACTCCTCATCAATCTCACTTTTCTTCTAATTT carries:
- the LOC107640526 gene encoding alpha-amylase 3, chloroplastic-like isoform X1 — protein: MIMGTLTTIDPLFLLCCGQNNLPIQQRSSNHHHEFKPFFTCFSTNNNNNAFSTTTTFFHPHRFLSHVVAASEIDTPNVQCSPHQCSDDLLFTNIFPIKRTQMMEGMIFVRLDQSKDLRNWELTVGCNLPGKWTLHWGVSYVDDIGREWDKPPCDMIPPGSVTIKDYAIETPLKKSSISADEGDTFYEVKIPDSPDSKISTINFVLKDDENGAWHQYKGRDFKVPLAKYLKTPKRGFSLWPGGLTKICNILLKSITTVRNDQDKSSELINPKQENGQLEGFCIEVPITKEIDFNNSVTVSVKKCYQSETLKNVLYLETDLPGDIVLHWGLCRGNSRRWEVPPGPHPPGTVPYKDKALRSQLQAGDSTKGSSLQITLGEEFSGFAFVLKQNETWFKCMGNDFYVSLLGSNSIHKEDQPEGVERELTKGTSQDASFLSFTDGIFGEIRNLVTDISSNKNRKIKLKEPQESILQEIERLAAEAYNMFKSSVSTFSDVTSTLEPEATVVEPEAAVVEPEPAVGSRISTLVPKVCSAEGTGYEILCQGFNWESHKSGRWYMELKDKASELASLGFTVVWLPPCTESVSPEGYMPRDLYNLNSRYGNIDELKDLVKKFHELGIKTLGDAVLNHRCAHYQNPNGVWNLFGGRLNWDERAIVADDPHFQGRGNKSSGENFDAAPNIDHSQEFVRKDIIEWLCWLRKEVGYDGWRLDFARGFWGGYVKDYIQASDPYFAVGEFWDSLSYTDGELDHNQDAHRQRIVDWINATNGTAGAFDVTTKGILHSAFERCEYWRLSDSGGNPPGVMGWWPSHAVTFIENHDTGSTQGHWRFPSGKEMEGYAYILTHPGTPSVFLDHIFSHNKTEVATLISIRTRNKIHCRSVVQIVKAEWDVYASIIDEKIAMKIGPGHFEPPAGSQNWSFAIEGRDYKIWEAK
- the LOC107640526 gene encoding alpha-amylase 3, chloroplastic-like isoform X3, which gives rise to MIMGTLTTIDPLFLLCCGQNNLPIQQRSSNHHHEFKPFFTCFSTNNNNNAFSTTTTFFHPHRFLSHVVAASEIDTPNVQCSPHQCSDDLLFTNIFPIKRTQMMEGMIFVRLDQSKDLRNWELTVGCNLPGKWTLHWGVSYVDDIGREWDKPPCDMIPPGSVTIKDYAIETPLKKSSISADEGDTFYEVKIPDSPDSKISTINFVLKDDENGAWHQYKGRDFKVPLAKYLKTPKRGFSLWPGGLTKICNILLKSITTVRNDQDKSSELINPKQENGQLEGFCIEVPITKEIDFNNSVTVSVKKCYQSETLKNVLYLETDLPGDIVLHWGLCRGNSRRWEVPPGPHPPGTVPYKDKALRSQLQAGDSTKGSSLQITLGEEFSGFAFVLKQNETWFKCMGNDFYVSLLGSNSIHKEDQPEGVERELTKGTSQDASFLSFTDGIFGEIRNLVTDISSNKNRKIKLKEPQESILQEIERLAAEAYNMFKSSVSTFSDVTSTLEPEATVVEPEAAVVEPEPAVGSRISTLVPKVCSAEGTGYEILCQGFNWESHKSGRWYMELKDKASELASLGFTVVWLPPCTESVSPEGYMPRDLYNLNSRILTVFGTYLEGVSTGMNVQLLLMILIFRKEVGYDGWRLDFARGFWGGYVKDYIQASDPYFAVGEFWDSLSYTDGELDHNQDAHRQRIVDWINATNGTAGAFDVTTKGILHSAFERCEYWRLSDSGGNPPGVMGWWPSHAVTFIENHDTGSTQGHWRFPSGKEMEGYAYILTHPGTPSVFLDHIFSHNKTEVATLISIRTRNKIHCRSVVQIVKAEWDVYASIIDEKIAMKIGPGHFEPPAGSQNWSFAIEGRDYKIWEAK
- the LOC107640526 gene encoding alpha-amylase 3, chloroplastic-like isoform X4, whose amino-acid sequence is MSMREYVHGFLRNCWGIYSEEKKRLIMMEGMIFVRLDQSKDLRNWELTVGCNLPGKWTLHWGVSYVDDIGREWDKPPCDMIPPGSVTIKDYAIETPLKKSSISADEGDTFYEVKIPDSPDSKISTINFVLKDDENGAWHQYKGRDFKVPLAKYLKTPKRGFSLWPGGLTKICNILLKSITTVRNDQDKSSELINPKQENGQLEGFCIEVPITKEIDFNNSVTVSVKKCYQSETLKNVLYLETDLPGDIVLHWGLCRGNSRRWEVPPGPHPPGTVPYKDKALRSQLQAGDSTKGSSLQITLGEEFSGFAFVLKQNETWFKCMGNDFYVSLLGSNSIHKEDQPEGVERELTKGTSQDASFLSFTDGIFGEIRNLVTDISSNKNRKIKLKEPQESILQEIERLAAEAYNMFKSSVSTFSDVTSTLEPEATVVEPEAAVVEPEPAVGSRISTLVPKVCSAEGTGYEILCQGFNWESHKSGRWYMELKDKASELASLGFTVVWLPPCTESVSPEGYMPRDLYNLNSRYGNIDELKDLVKKFHELGIKTLGDAVLNHRCAHYQNPNGVWNLFGGRLNWDERAIVADDPHFQGRGNKSSGENFDAAPNIDHSQEFVRKDIIEWLCWLRKEVGYDGWRLDFARGFWGGYVKDYIQASDPYFAVGEFWDSLSYTDGELDHNQDAHRQRIVDWINATNGTAGAFDVTTKGILHSAFERCEYWRLSDSGGNPPGVMGWWPSHAVTFIENHDTGSTQGHWRFPSGKEMEGYAYILTHPGTPSVFLDHIFSHNKTEVATLISIRTRNKIHCRSVVQIVKAEWDVYASIIDEKIAMKIGPGHFEPPAGSQNWSFAIEGRDYKIWEAK
- the LOC107640526 gene encoding alpha-amylase 3, chloroplastic-like isoform X2; this encodes MIMGTLTTIDPLFLLCCGQNNLPIQQRSSNHHHEFKPFFTCFSTNNNNNAFSTTTTFFHPHRFLSHVVAASEIDTPNVQCSPHQCSDDLLFTNIFPIKRTQMMEGMIFVRLDQSKDLRNWELTVGCNLPGKWTLHWGVSYVDDIGREWDKPPCDMIPPGSVTIKDYAIETPLKKSSISADEGDTFYEVKIPDSPDSKISTINFVLKDDENGAWHQYKGRDFKVPLAKYLKTPKRGFSLWPGGLTKICNILLKSITTVRNDQDKSSELINPKQENGQLEGFCIEVPITKEIDFNNSVTVSVKKCYQSETLKNVLYLETDLPGDIVLHWGLCRGNSRRWEVPPGPHPPGTVPYKDKALRSQLQAGDSTKGSSLQITLGEEFSGFAFVLKQNETWFKCMGNDFYVSLLGSNSIHKEDQPEGVERELTKGTSQDASFLSFTDGIFGEIRNLVTDISSNKNRKIKLKEPQESILQEIERLAAEAYNMFKSSVSTFSDVTSTLEPEATVVEPEAAVVEPEPAVGSRISTLVPKVCSAEGTGYEILCQGFNWESHKSGRWYMELKDKASELASLGFTVVWLPPCTESVSPEGYMPRDLYNLNSRYGNIDELKDLVKKFHELGIKTLGDAVLNHRCAHYQNPNGVWNLFGGRLNWDERAIVADDPHFQGRGNKSSGENFDAAPNIDHSQEFVRKDIIEWLCWLRKEVGYDGWRLDFARGFWGGYVKDYIQASDPYFAVGEFWDSLSYTDGELDHNQDAHRQRIVDWINATNGTAGAFDVTTKGILHSAFERCEYWRLSDSGGNPPGVMGWWPSHAVTFIENHDTGSTQGHWRFPSGKEMEGYAYILTHPGTPSVFLDHIFSHNKTEVATLISIRTRNKIHCRSVIVKAEWDVYASIIDEKIAMKIGPGHFEPPAGSQNWSFAIEGRDYKIWEAK